In a single window of the Methanolobus psychrophilus R15 genome:
- a CDS encoding NADPH-dependent FMN reductase: MRILGISGSPKAGGNNDKLIEKVLNIALKRGFDTETVFISSALIAPCTACGACAKEGGKCPIDDSMQIVYDKLVSADGIIVSSPVYFGTMTAQLKALCDRSVLLRRQGFQLSNKVGAAMAVGGSRNGGQEKTIQSIHEWMHIHGMIVIGDGEHFGGILQKPAQDDEEGMKTAVDTVNKLCDVLKMMK, translated from the coding sequence ATGAGGATTCTGGGAATTTCAGGAAGCCCTAAAGCAGGCGGAAATAACGACAAGCTCATCGAAAAAGTATTAAACATTGCCTTAAAGAGAGGGTTTGATACTGAGACTGTGTTCATCTCCTCAGCCTTGATAGCTCCTTGCACGGCCTGTGGCGCATGTGCAAAAGAAGGCGGAAAATGTCCAATCGATGACAGTATGCAAATAGTTTACGACAAGCTTGTCTCAGCAGACGGGATAATTGTGTCATCACCAGTCTATTTCGGCACAATGACAGCACAATTGAAAGCACTTTGTGACAGGAGCGTACTGCTCAGGAGACAGGGTTTCCAGCTCAGCAATAAGGTCGGAGCTGCCATGGCTGTCGGTGGCTCAAGGAATGGCGGACAGGAAAAGACGATACAATCCATCCACGAGTGGATGCACATCCATGGAATGATAGTTATCGGGGATGGAGAGCATTTTGGCGGGATACTGCAAAAGCCTGCTCAGGACGATGAAGAAGGAATGAAGACAGCTGTTGATACTGTCAACAAGCTGTGTGATGTCCTTAAGATGATGAAGTAG
- a CDS encoding DRTGG domain-containing protein — protein sequence MASILISSSEEYSGKSSICMGLGKIFQNKGYVIGYMKPVGNLLINVHGSLADEDSESIKQLLGLQDPSEFITPIYLTDSLTNDALTGIKKDLDSKLLEAYARISKGKDIVIIEGTGGIGGGAMYNLSDPEVASKLGTKMLLVTRFDSIFAVDRILCDLRIIQDPGMLAGVILNEVPLGMLERVKELVVPFLEKKGVSVFGVIPLDETLRSIPISDIIEGLHGEILIGSDKLADLVDSYLVGAMEAGSAIKYFRRTPDSAVITGGDRADIQMAAIEARVKCLILTGNMQPSGAVLASAEGVGIPVILVRGDTMGTIERMEHLIGHAHVKQQVKLDRILALLEKNVNVEAIAEIVGIKM from the coding sequence ATGGCATCGATATTGATAAGTTCTTCAGAGGAATATTCGGGCAAAAGTTCCATATGCATGGGACTGGGTAAGATCTTCCAGAACAAAGGCTATGTTATCGGATACATGAAGCCGGTCGGGAATCTGCTGATCAATGTACATGGGTCCCTTGCAGATGAGGACTCGGAGAGTATAAAGCAACTGCTTGGGCTGCAGGACCCGAGTGAGTTCATTACACCAATATATCTAACTGACAGCCTGACCAATGATGCGCTCACCGGGATAAAGAAAGACCTGGACAGCAAGTTGCTTGAGGCTTATGCAAGGATTTCCAAAGGAAAGGATATTGTAATCATCGAAGGTACTGGGGGCATTGGAGGCGGTGCTATGTATAATCTCTCCGATCCGGAGGTTGCTTCCAAACTTGGAACAAAGATGCTTCTTGTAACCCGTTTCGATTCCATCTTTGCGGTTGACCGCATACTGTGCGACCTGCGGATAATTCAGGACCCTGGGATGCTTGCAGGTGTCATCCTGAACGAAGTGCCCTTGGGTATGCTTGAGAGAGTAAAAGAGCTTGTTGTGCCCTTCCTGGAAAAAAAAGGTGTCAGTGTTTTTGGAGTTATCCCGCTGGATGAGACTCTTCGTTCTATTCCTATTTCCGATATCATTGAAGGACTTCACGGTGAGATCCTTATAGGTTCTGACAAGCTTGCTGACCTTGTGGACAGTTACCTTGTAGGTGCAATGGAGGCCGGTTCTGCTATCAAGTATTTCCGCAGGACACCTGATAGCGCTGTGATCACCGGAGGAGACCGGGCAGATATACAGATGGCTGCCATTGAAGCAAGGGTCAAATGCCTGATACTTACAGGAAACATGCAGCCAAGTGGTGCTGTACTTGCAAGTGCCGAAGGTGTGGGCATTCCAGTCATCCTGGTCAGGGGTGATACTATGGGCACAATTGAAAGAATGGAACACCTGATCGGTCATGCCCATGTCAAGCAGCAGGTCAAGCTTGACAGGATACTGGCCCTGCTGGAAAAGAACGTCAATGTAGAAGCTATAGCTGAGATCGTAGGCATTAAAATGTGA
- a CDS encoding acetyl coenzyme A synthetase: MLDRMFDPNAVAVIGASRNEGKVGRAVLENLIAASDNIDIIPINPKDTEILGLRAYPSILDVPKEKNVDLAVIVIPAKLVPEAIEQCALADVKNVVVISAGFKEAGIEGAHLERECVALCEKYGIDMVGPNCLGIIDTASGLNASFAANMALRGNIAMMSQSGAICTVTLDWAEKNRVGFSKFVSLGNKADLDENDFLDFFYKDDDTAVIAAYLEGVKEGPEFIRVARQVTRAKPVIVVKSGRTSVGSRAVSSHTGTLAGADAAYDAAFRQSGVLRADSLTEMLDKSRAFSAYPLPSGRNIAIVTNAGGLGILTADACANAGLTITSFEEATIAELREILPPAAGLYDPVDVLGDASADVYAHALKIVLADKNVNGVIVLVSPQAMTAVGEIAEKIVGIVRNSEKPVLCNLAGGTRVQEGEDVLHKNGIPNYPSSERAVASMYALCEYHSIRNRKYSSPGVLNVNNSIANAAIKEARVTKTRTLGLESMDILSSYGIPVVDSRIAKDLPEAVRISEEIGYPVVMKIVSPDISHKTDVGGIRLNLKHADDVERAYNTMMSDVGHYMHNAQISGVQIQKMLGGGKEVIIGMNRDPQFGPLLMFGLGGTYVEFLRDVSFAVAPISIDDAKHMVTSIKTYPLIAGVRGEQPSDIGSIIDALMKVSQLSMDFPEIMEFEINPLMVMQEGKGCVAMDVRFTIDTK, translated from the coding sequence ATGCTTGACAGAATGTTTGATCCGAATGCTGTAGCCGTTATAGGGGCTTCGAGGAATGAAGGTAAAGTGGGAAGGGCAGTGCTTGAGAACCTGATAGCTGCCAGTGATAATATCGATATCATACCCATTAACCCCAAGGATACGGAAATATTGGGGCTTCGCGCATATCCTTCCATTCTGGATGTCCCCAAAGAGAAAAATGTAGACCTTGCGGTAATAGTGATACCGGCTAAGCTAGTTCCTGAAGCCATCGAGCAATGTGCTCTTGCAGACGTGAAGAATGTTGTCGTGATATCTGCAGGCTTCAAGGAAGCAGGTATAGAGGGTGCGCATCTGGAGCGTGAATGCGTTGCATTATGCGAGAAGTACGGGATAGACATGGTGGGGCCTAACTGCCTGGGTATAATTGATACCGCCTCAGGTCTTAATGCCTCTTTTGCTGCGAACATGGCCCTCAGAGGCAACATCGCAATGATGTCGCAATCCGGAGCTATATGTACCGTGACCCTGGACTGGGCTGAGAAGAACAGAGTCGGTTTCTCCAAATTCGTGAGTCTGGGAAACAAGGCTGATCTTGATGAGAACGATTTTCTTGATTTTTTCTATAAGGATGATGACACGGCTGTAATAGCCGCATATCTGGAAGGTGTGAAGGAAGGACCTGAGTTCATCAGGGTGGCAAGACAGGTGACCCGGGCCAAACCAGTGATAGTTGTCAAGTCAGGCAGGACCTCGGTAGGTTCAAGGGCAGTTTCATCCCATACAGGTACCCTTGCAGGCGCTGATGCCGCCTATGATGCAGCTTTCAGGCAGAGCGGGGTGCTGCGTGCCGACTCCCTGACCGAGATGCTTGATAAATCCCGGGCCTTTTCAGCTTATCCCCTGCCATCCGGCAGGAACATTGCTATCGTTACCAATGCAGGAGGTCTTGGCATATTGACAGCGGATGCATGTGCCAATGCGGGGCTTACAATCACTTCCTTTGAAGAAGCCACAATAGCAGAACTCCGGGAGATCCTGCCACCGGCTGCAGGCCTGTATGACCCTGTGGATGTACTCGGCGATGCCAGCGCCGATGTATATGCGCATGCGCTTAAGATCGTGCTTGCAGACAAGAATGTCAATGGGGTGATTGTCCTCGTGTCTCCGCAGGCAATGACTGCTGTGGGAGAGATTGCGGAAAAGATAGTCGGCATCGTAAGAAACTCTGAAAAACCCGTATTGTGTAATCTTGCCGGCGGTACCCGTGTTCAGGAAGGTGAGGACGTGTTACATAAGAACGGCATCCCTAACTATCCTTCCTCGGAAAGAGCGGTTGCCAGTATGTATGCATTATGCGAATACCATTCCATAAGGAACAGGAAGTACTCTTCCCCAGGCGTGCTCAATGTGAATAATAGCATTGCAAATGCAGCAATAAAGGAAGCCCGTGTGACGAAAACAAGGACTCTTGGCCTTGAGTCCATGGATATACTTTCTTCCTACGGCATTCCGGTGGTTGATTCCAGGATCGCGAAAGACCTTCCGGAAGCCGTGAGGATATCCGAAGAGATTGGTTACCCCGTGGTTATGAAGATCGTATCTCCTGATATCTCTCACAAGACTGATGTGGGAGGTATCCGCCTCAACCTGAAACATGCGGATGATGTGGAGCGCGCTTATAATACCATGATGTCAGATGTCGGCCACTATATGCATAACGCGCAGATATCGGGTGTTCAGATACAGAAGATGCTCGGCGGGGGGAAGGAGGTAATAATCGGAATGAACCGGGACCCACAATTCGGACCTCTTCTCATGTTCGGGCTTGGAGGGACGTATGTGGAATTCCTCCGGGATGTTTCGTTTGCTGTAGCGCCTATCAGCATCGATGATGCAAAGCATATGGTAACCTCCATCAAGACCTATCCGCTTATAGCAGGCGTCAGGGGCGAACAACCTTCAGATATCGGCTCGATAATAGATGCGCTCATGAAAGTATCACAGCTTAGCATGGATTTCCCAGAGATTATGGAGTTTGAGATCAACCCGCTGATGGTAATGCAGGAAGGGAAAGGCTGTGTTGCAATGGATGTACGGTTTACCATCGACACAAAGTGA
- a CDS encoding Ig family protein, with protein MVGYLAVGSLQNVLLDDRKRLNNHILFYLIISLLLLSADIAGASPPVFHIQDKSIHEGQLLTFTVSATDPDGDSIVYGIIGLPEGASFTDGSEQNAGKKIFSWIPGYGDAGTYPVSFSATEETSVVYSNITITVTNVNRDPILAVIGPRSVNENSLLTFTLSASDQDNDTLAFSSPNLPGSATINVTSGVFHWIPSYDQAGIYQVEFVVYDGASQDSEYVTITVNNVNRPPEFTPIADFIVSENTLLEITLTASDPDNDVLVFTKNVPFGTISGNRFSWKPTYDDAGEYNIQFTVSDGEKKATQSAKVTVTNVNRAPILYSIPDVSAKENEQITIQLAAYDPDGDTLTYHNVSTLPAGAELNTATGLFRWSSAKSEYLPLEFYVSDGLSYSAPKGVIIAVGFNVSPPEMEFLPNQKINENEKLSFDLTASDKDNNVLSYSMGHYPSGATLESTTGKFTWTPSYDDAGKHTIEFRVSDNSVFRFTDSITATIEVVNVNRAPEITSIPAKLVSETQTLKIPLTATDPDGDSLIFTKNTSFGTIRGNTFIWTPGYSDDGIHYVQFTASDGSLSASTTATIIVDDTNMPPKFDTIGPKDVNVGSILEFTVSAYDGDGNSLVYSASGLPSGATFNTSSRTFKWTPSASQTGTYSVSFKVTDGKLNDYQTIAVTAREPSIPSSTGGSSGGGGGSSMSSGEKYENIEFKDYSIKYVMKDTETVYNFTKDNSVITKVILITRLNGGQTKSVVETLKGTSTLVNKAAPGIVYRNVNIWVGDEKFSPASISDASITFQVKKDWISGNSVNPASIKLLRYAGGAWSQLSTTKIDEDETYIYYLAKTPAFSTFAISSMDEKALQELSANSGQGALQSEDDESGTMSPDDVTGSNDLNSATQDRKSSGIAHFVIIVLTAMGVLSYKYRDSLGKTIAQLGNPDGKRYRRFKR; from the coding sequence ATGGTGGGTTATCTGGCTGTTGGCTCTCTACAAAATGTCTTACTCGATGATAGAAAAAGATTGAATAATCACATTCTTTTTTACCTGATCATTTCATTATTGTTATTATCTGCTGATATTGCAGGAGCAAGTCCTCCTGTATTCCATATTCAGGATAAAAGTATCCATGAAGGCCAGCTTCTTACATTTACGGTATCGGCTACCGACCCTGACGGTGACAGTATTGTTTACGGGATCATAGGACTGCCTGAAGGAGCTTCTTTTACCGATGGGAGCGAGCAGAACGCCGGCAAAAAGATATTTTCGTGGATTCCCGGTTATGGTGATGCAGGCACTTATCCTGTAAGTTTTTCAGCAACAGAAGAAACTTCTGTTGTCTACTCAAACATCACAATTACTGTGACTAACGTTAACAGGGATCCCATCCTTGCAGTCATTGGTCCCAGATCTGTAAATGAGAACAGTTTACTTACCTTCACTCTCTCCGCATCTGATCAAGATAATGATACTCTTGCTTTCTCCTCGCCAAATCTTCCAGGCAGCGCAACCATTAACGTCACATCCGGTGTTTTCCATTGGATACCAAGCTACGACCAGGCGGGTATTTATCAGGTTGAATTCGTTGTTTATGACGGAGCAAGCCAGGATTCTGAGTATGTCACTATCACAGTAAACAATGTGAATCGCCCACCCGAATTCACACCAATTGCAGACTTTATTGTGAGTGAGAATACCCTTCTTGAAATAACCCTTACGGCATCTGACCCGGATAATGATGTGCTGGTGTTTACCAAGAACGTGCCATTCGGTACGATATCGGGTAATAGGTTCTCATGGAAACCTACCTATGATGATGCAGGCGAATACAACATCCAGTTCACTGTGAGCGATGGAGAGAAAAAAGCAACCCAAAGCGCAAAAGTGACTGTCACTAACGTTAACAGGGCACCGATACTGTATTCTATCCCTGATGTATCCGCGAAGGAAAATGAGCAGATCACCATACAACTTGCAGCTTATGACCCGGATGGGGATACTCTTACTTATCATAACGTAAGCACATTGCCTGCGGGGGCTGAACTCAATACTGCAACAGGGCTGTTCCGGTGGTCTTCCGCTAAATCCGAATATCTCCCTCTGGAATTCTACGTGAGTGATGGGTTATCATACTCAGCCCCAAAAGGAGTCATAATTGCAGTTGGATTTAATGTATCACCTCCAGAAATGGAATTTCTGCCCAACCAAAAAATCAATGAAAATGAGAAATTGTCTTTTGATCTCACTGCCTCTGATAAAGATAATAACGTTTTAAGTTATTCTATGGGACACTATCCTTCCGGTGCAACTCTTGAAAGTACGACCGGGAAATTCACATGGACTCCTTCTTATGATGATGCAGGCAAACACACTATTGAATTCAGGGTTTCAGATAATAGTGTCTTCCGTTTCACTGATTCTATAACTGCGACCATTGAAGTTGTTAACGTTAACAGGGCACCGGAAATAACTTCGATTCCTGCAAAGCTTGTCAGTGAAACACAAACTTTAAAAATACCTCTTACTGCAACAGACCCCGATGGTGACTCTCTCATATTCACGAAAAACACCTCATTTGGCACTATCAGGGGAAACACATTCATCTGGACTCCTGGTTATTCCGACGATGGGATTCATTACGTTCAATTCACGGCTTCAGACGGCTCATTAAGTGCAAGCACGACTGCCACAATCATAGTGGATGATACCAATATGCCACCTAAATTTGACACTATAGGCCCCAAGGATGTCAACGTTGGCAGCATACTGGAGTTCACTGTCAGCGCCTATGATGGAGATGGCAATTCACTTGTATATTCTGCATCGGGGTTGCCATCAGGAGCAACTTTTAACACTTCTTCCAGGACATTCAAGTGGACACCTTCTGCTTCACAGACAGGCACGTATTCTGTCAGCTTCAAGGTGACTGATGGAAAGCTCAACGATTACCAGACGATTGCTGTGACTGCCAGGGAGCCATCCATCCCAAGCTCCACTGGAGGTAGTAGTGGTGGCGGTGGTGGCAGTTCCATGAGCAGTGGTGAGAAGTACGAAAACATTGAGTTCAAGGATTATTCCATAAAGTATGTCATGAAGGATACCGAGACTGTGTACAATTTCACCAAGGATAATAGTGTTATCACAAAGGTCATTCTCATTACACGCCTGAACGGAGGACAGACCAAGAGTGTAGTAGAGACACTTAAGGGTACATCTACTCTGGTCAACAAGGCTGCTCCGGGAATAGTTTACAGGAATGTGAACATATGGGTGGGGGATGAGAAGTTCTCGCCAGCCAGTATATCTGATGCAAGTATCACTTTCCAAGTGAAAAAGGACTGGATATCAGGCAATAGTGTAAACCCGGCTTCGATAAAATTACTCCGATATGCCGGTGGGGCATGGAGCCAGTTGTCTACCACAAAAATTGATGAAGACGAGACCTACATATATTATCTCGCGAAAACCCCGGCTTTCTCCACTTTTGCCATTTCAAGCATGGATGAAAAAGCACTGCAGGAACTTTCCGCTAATAGCGGACAGGGCGCTTTGCAATCAGAAGATGATGAAAGTGGTACAATGTCTCCAGATGATGTTACTGGCTCGAATGATCTCAATTCTGCCACACAGGATAGAAAGTCTTCTGGTATTGCACATTTTGTCATCATAGTGCTTACAGCTATGGGAGTCTTGAGCTACAAGTACAGGGATTCCCTCGGCAAAACTATCGCGCAACTTGGCAATCCAGATGGAAAGCGATATAGGCGCTTTAAACGGTAG
- a CDS encoding Cl- channel, voltage gated, with the protein MIKETKRNIHQWLQNESVISNSLAVLVGCLTGLAIVIYDHALQSSENLFFGSIYGYPRYYVILLPALGGLIVGVLAHSLIKTRRYDIEEVIEATTLRGGRISPKNAFLEVLASVITIGSGGSAGKEAPVVLAGSGIGSSLARLFGIHGNRVSILLGCGAAGGIAASFNAPLAGVVFAVEVILGELEAKTFIPIVISAVFATLVANTIFGVRIIQASDYHLVSPLYESVLYLGLGICAGIVALILMRFLHASHEYFDTLKVSPVFKPAIGGLFVGMIGYFYPQIFGVGYDVIMDALSNELALNLMLALVVLKIVTFSFTLGSGGSGGSIVPALFTGAMLGGAYGTIVHGAFPTVTAESGAYALVGMGAVLAGTSHAPLAAILILFELTRDYNLILPIMLACVVSNLVSSSINPASIFTEGLRKRGFNIRKGREIDIMESLLVKDAMKYEVQTVSENKSVKALIALMQSSRHAGFPVLDSDGALCGIVTLKDLRDKIKHDDLDRSICEISTKELEVAYPDETLNAVLKRLAAKDIGRLPVVSRKDKRKLLGIITRSDIVKLYDKKVLYKVHQKTE; encoded by the coding sequence ATGATAAAGGAAACAAAACGGAATATCCACCAATGGTTGCAAAATGAATCGGTGATATCCAATTCCCTCGCTGTCCTAGTAGGCTGTCTAACTGGTCTTGCAATCGTTATATATGACCATGCCCTGCAGAGCAGCGAGAATTTGTTCTTCGGAAGCATTTATGGATATCCGCGATATTACGTCATCCTGCTGCCAGCGCTTGGCGGGCTTATTGTGGGTGTGCTTGCCCACTCGCTGATTAAGACACGGCGCTATGATATAGAAGAAGTTATAGAAGCCACAACCCTCCGGGGAGGTCGGATATCCCCAAAAAATGCATTTCTGGAAGTACTGGCATCAGTAATAACCATTGGATCCGGAGGGTCTGCGGGCAAGGAAGCACCAGTCGTGCTTGCCGGCTCGGGCATAGGCTCATCCCTCGCCAGGCTCTTCGGGATACACGGCAACAGGGTCAGCATACTGCTCGGTTGCGGTGCCGCGGGTGGGATAGCTGCTTCTTTCAACGCCCCCCTGGCAGGGGTCGTCTTTGCAGTGGAAGTAATACTAGGGGAACTGGAGGCAAAGACCTTCATTCCCATTGTGATATCCGCAGTCTTTGCAACACTGGTTGCCAACACTATATTCGGAGTGCGTATCATCCAGGCTTCCGACTACCATCTTGTAAGCCCATTATACGAGTCAGTCCTTTATCTTGGTCTGGGAATATGTGCCGGCATAGTTGCATTGATACTAATGCGCTTTTTGCATGCATCACACGAATACTTTGACACTCTGAAGGTAAGCCCTGTGTTCAAGCCTGCAATAGGAGGGCTCTTTGTCGGAATGATCGGTTATTTCTATCCTCAGATATTCGGAGTAGGATACGATGTGATCATGGATGCCCTCTCAAACGAGCTGGCCCTCAATCTCATGCTTGCGCTGGTCGTCCTGAAAATAGTGACATTCTCCTTTACATTGGGTTCAGGCGGATCCGGCGGGTCCATTGTTCCTGCGCTGTTCACAGGCGCCATGCTCGGGGGCGCCTATGGGACCATTGTTCATGGCGCCTTTCCGACTGTCACCGCTGAATCAGGGGCTTATGCACTTGTCGGGATGGGAGCTGTCCTGGCAGGCACAAGCCATGCACCCCTTGCTGCAATACTCATCCTCTTTGAGCTTACGAGGGACTACAACCTTATCCTGCCCATTATGCTTGCCTGCGTGGTGAGTAATCTCGTTTCAAGTTCCATCAACCCTGCATCCATATTCACGGAAGGACTTCGCAAGCGTGGCTTCAACATAAGGAAAGGCAGGGAGATAGACATAATGGAATCCCTGCTTGTAAAGGATGCCATGAAATACGAAGTACAGACGGTTTCCGAGAACAAGAGCGTAAAAGCGCTTATAGCCCTTATGCAGTCAAGCCGCCATGCCGGATTCCCGGTACTTGATTCCGACGGCGCGCTATGCGGCATAGTGACTCTCAAGGATCTCAGGGACAAGATCAAACATGACGACCTGGACAGGAGTATCTGTGAGATATCCACAAAGGAACTGGAGGTTGCATATCCTGATGAAACACTCAACGCAGTGCTTAAGCGACTGGCAGCGAAGGATATAGGCCGGCTTCCTGTGGTATCGAGGAAAGATAAGAGAAAACTCCTTGGCATAATTACCCGAAGCGATATAGTCAAGCTCTATGACAAGAAAGTTCTATATAAGGTTCACCAGAAAACGGAGTAA
- a CDS encoding MiaB-like tRNA modifying enzyme, which yields MKVHVATFGCSASQASAEIMRAIVRDKGHALVPLSDADVLVINTCTVKYATEQKILHIIREAADSGKEVIVTGCMPEVQLEDIMEQNPQAHILGVNSVSRVGELLDSLGKTGKGGAKGRMQIFLHQPEGFQSVPRIRYNPNIHICQLSQGCNYSCSYCIVSVARGKLRSFGPEEIIADIRRAVSEGCREIWLTSQDNGQYGTDRRGTGKDILLPELLRMICTIPGQFRVRVGMMNPFSVLPVLYDLLDAFDNEKVYKLLHLPIQSASDGVLRNMNRYHSIQEANHVIRQFRNKFDDLTLFTDIIVGFPGETEEDFKKSVKWVEEFRPDKVNISRYTPRPRTKAWDFHNSDSRILTRRSNELHRICRSTKFATKNKLIGWEGNVFLSKEAKKQGTMARTDSYLPVVIPQCDLEPGVTCRVLIYEATPGYFLGRLLGYPGEA from the coding sequence ATGAAGGTACACGTCGCTACATTCGGTTGCTCTGCCAGCCAGGCATCCGCAGAGATCATGAGGGCAATTGTCAGGGACAAAGGTCATGCTCTTGTCCCTCTGAGCGATGCAGATGTGCTTGTTATCAATACCTGCACTGTAAAGTATGCTACCGAACAAAAGATCCTTCATATTATCAGGGAAGCAGCTGACTCCGGTAAAGAAGTGATAGTGACAGGGTGTATGCCCGAGGTCCAGCTTGAAGATATAATGGAGCAAAATCCGCAAGCGCATATCCTCGGAGTCAATTCGGTTTCGAGGGTAGGTGAGTTGCTTGACTCTCTTGGTAAGACCGGGAAAGGAGGCGCAAAAGGGCGGATGCAGATTTTCTTGCATCAACCTGAAGGCTTCCAAAGTGTACCACGAATCCGATATAATCCCAACATCCATATCTGCCAGCTCTCTCAGGGCTGCAACTACTCCTGCTCTTACTGTATCGTTAGTGTGGCGCGAGGAAAGCTCAGGTCTTTTGGACCGGAAGAAATAATCGCAGATATAAGGCGAGCAGTTTCTGAAGGCTGCCGTGAGATATGGCTCACTTCCCAGGACAACGGTCAGTACGGTACTGACAGGCGTGGCACTGGCAAGGACATCCTTCTCCCGGAGTTGCTGCGCATGATATGCACCATACCCGGACAGTTCAGGGTCAGGGTCGGGATGATGAACCCCTTCTCAGTGCTCCCTGTCCTCTATGATCTGCTTGATGCCTTTGATAATGAGAAAGTCTATAAGCTGCTGCATCTGCCCATACAATCCGCTTCTGACGGTGTGCTGCGGAACATGAATCGTTATCATAGTATCCAGGAGGCGAACCATGTCATCAGGCAGTTCAGGAATAAGTTTGATGACCTGACACTTTTTACTGATATAATAGTAGGTTTCCCAGGAGAGACCGAAGAGGACTTCAAAAAAAGTGTGAAGTGGGTGGAGGAATTCAGGCCTGACAAGGTAAACATATCCAGGTACACTCCACGCCCCCGTACAAAAGCCTGGGATTTCCACAATAGTGACTCACGTATACTTACGAGGAGATCCAATGAACTTCACAGGATCTGCAGGAGCACCAAGTTTGCCACAAAGAATAAGCTGATAGGTTGGGAAGGTAATGTCTTCCTGTCAAAGGAAGCAAAAAAACAGGGCACTATGGCACGTACAGACTCATACCTGCCTGTTGTGATCCCGCAGTGCGACCTTGAACCCGGGGTCACCTGCAGGGTACTTATCTATGAAGCCACTCCCGGATACTTTTTGGGCAGGCTCCTTGGCTATCCGGGAGAGGCCTGA
- a CDS encoding fructose-1,6-bisphosphatase, class II has product MKDDCIENIITHPKTAEEMINGAGPIESNLLPRLLHVTEAAAIAASYQIGRGEKNFCDEVSVEAMRRMLNCLDMRGIIKIGEGERDEAPMLFIGEKVGTWKEGVEVDIAVDPLEGTNLAANGIPGAIAVMAMAERDGLFHGPDIYMDKIVVGPQVVKYEKEHPDERIDLDAPVLHNLRIVAKALDRSIDELVVVILERTRHEQKIKEIREAGARVNLVSDGDLMPGVATAIRGSGVHMVLGSGGSGEAVLTAAALKCLGGKILARLVLPSVANGKSDEAIAKEKAEKMPRLEKMGITEKNINDVLDTERLVPGKDVIFAATGVTSGSVLNGVSLFGEGDSRVHSLTMGSSGVVKFTDTIYIHDKESNVLRFR; this is encoded by the coding sequence ATGAAAGACGATTGTATAGAAAATATTATAACTCATCCGAAAACCGCTGAAGAAATGATCAATGGCGCAGGCCCTATTGAAAGCAACCTGCTGCCCAGATTACTTCATGTGACCGAAGCCGCAGCGATTGCAGCTTCTTACCAGATAGGCCGCGGGGAGAAGAACTTCTGCGATGAGGTGTCAGTAGAAGCCATGAGAAGAATGCTGAACTGTCTTGACATGAGGGGCATTATAAAGATCGGTGAAGGAGAACGGGATGAAGCTCCCATGCTCTTTATAGGGGAAAAGGTGGGGACATGGAAAGAAGGTGTTGAGGTTGACATCGCTGTGGATCCCCTTGAAGGTACCAACCTTGCAGCCAACGGTATCCCCGGCGCCATAGCTGTCATGGCTATGGCAGAAAGAGACGGACTTTTCCACGGCCCGGACATCTACATGGATAAAATAGTCGTGGGGCCGCAGGTCGTGAAATATGAGAAAGAGCACCCTGATGAACGGATCGATCTTGACGCACCTGTGCTGCATAACCTTCGTATTGTTGCTAAGGCGCTTGACAGGAGCATTGATGAACTGGTTGTTGTCATCCTTGAGAGGACAAGGCATGAGCAGAAAATAAAAGAGATACGTGAAGCCGGAGCTCGTGTGAATCTTGTGAGCGACGGCGACCTGATGCCCGGAGTGGCAACCGCAATAAGAGGCTCTGGTGTGCATATGGTACTCGGGTCCGGTGGTTCCGGGGAAGCGGTCCTGACAGCAGCAGCATTAAAGTGTCTCGGTGGTAAGATACTGGCTCGCCTGGTGCTTCCATCCGTAGCTAACGGCAAATCCGATGAGGCAATAGCAAAGGAGAAAGCCGAGAAAATGCCAAGGCTGGAGAAGATGGGCATAACTGAAAAGAACATCAATGATGTACTGGATACCGAGCGGCTTGTGCCGGGAAAAGATGTCATTTTTGCAGCAACAGGAGTGACCTCCGGCTCTGTCCTGAATGGAGTAAGCCTCTTTGGAGAAGGTGATTCCAGGGTGCACAGTCTGACAATGGGAAGTTCCGGTGTGGTCAAGTTCACAGACACGATATACATACACGATAAAGAATCCAACGTGCTGCGTTTCCGGTAA